From Sodalis glossinidius str. 'morsitans', the proteins below share one genomic window:
- a CDS encoding glycine zipper domain-containing protein: MFTKTEKQDIQLDFKDDVSLLADTLDSLLKATDKTTQDELSDLQAKTRRALRDTRAKLNGNSRIGQYARDGAQYDRDAAVQTKNFVVGKTWHSLGITTAVGIVVGVLLARR; this comes from the coding sequence ATGTTTACCAAAACCGAAAAACAGGACATCCAATTGGATTTTAAAGACGATGTTTCTCTGCTGGCTGATACCCTGGATTCGCTGCTGAAAGCGACCGATAAGACGACCCAGGACGAACTCAGCGACCTGCAGGCGAAAACCAGGCGCGCGTTGCGCGATACCCGTGCCAAACTGAATGGCAACAGCCGGATAGGTCAATACGCCCGCGATGGCGCGCAATATGACCGTGACGCCGCGGTGCAAACCAAAAACTTCGTGGTGGGAAAAACTTGGCATAGCCTGGGCATCACCACCGCGGTAGGCATTGTGGTAGGCGTATTGTTAGCGCGCCGTTAG
- a CDS encoding glucose PTS transporter subunit EIIB: MHNEETRYAEYFRFCTFFSWKNASRPASGAGRSGSCRAVDALGGRWNIREVDVCITRLRVTVKDLAKVNSDTLQSLGALGVVIFGYQVQAVFGKRSDNLKREMEERFGLNETGS; encoded by the coding sequence CTGCATAATGAGGAAACCCGCTATGCTGAATATTTTCGATTTTGTACGTTTTTTTCGTGGAAAAATGCATCACGCCCAGCATCCGGAGCCGGGCGATCCGGATCTTGTCGCGCGGTGGACGCCCTTGGCGGACGGTGGAATATTCGTGAGGTGGATGTCTGTATCACCCGGTTGCGGGTGACCGTTAAAGATTTAGCAAAAGTGAACAGCGACACCTTGCAAAGCCTGGGTGCGCTGGGCGTCGTGATTTTTGGCTATCAGGTGCAGGCCGTCTTCGGCAAGCGTTCCGACAATCTGAAGCGGGAAATGGAAGAGCGGTTTGGTTTGAATGAAACGGGGAGTTAA
- the speG gene encoding spermidine N1-acetyltransferase — translation MKLSSKNPEDHHIKLRPLEREDLHFIHQLNNNEMMMRYWFEEPHEAYVELKDLYQKNIHNISERRFIIDKLGVSVGLVELVDIDHIHRRAEFSILVAPEHQGKGYASVATHLALNFGFMVLNLHKLYLIVDEENTKAIHIYTKMGFKQEGVLLQEFFINGQYRNTLRMCLFQHEYQHARAAARELKR, via the coding sequence ATGAAACTATCAAGCAAAAATCCAGAGGATCATCATATTAAACTCCGTCCCTTGGAACGTGAGGATCTGCATTTTATTCATCAACTCAATAATAATGAGATGATGATGCGTTACTGGTTTGAAGAGCCGCATGAAGCTTATGTGGAGTTGAAAGATCTTTATCAAAAGAATATTCACAATATTAGCGAGCGCCGGTTTATCATTGACAAGCTGGGCGTAAGCGTCGGGCTGGTCGAACTGGTGGATATCGATCATATCCACCGGCGCGCCGAGTTTTCCATTTTAGTGGCACCCGAGCATCAGGGCAAAGGCTACGCCAGCGTTGCGACGCATCTGGCGCTGAATTTCGGCTTTATGGTGCTTAATCTGCATAAACTGTATTTAATAGTTGATGAAGAAAATACCAAAGCCATCCATATCTATACCAAGATGGGTTTCAAGCAGGAAGGGGTTTTGCTGCAAGAGTTTTTTATCAACGGCCAATATCGCAATACGTTGCGCATGTGCCTGTTCCAACACGAATATCAACACGCCCGCGCCGCGGCGCGTGAGCTCAAGCGCTGA
- the nrdH gene encoding glutaredoxin-like protein NrdH, translating into MAITIYTKPDCVHCHATCRALDHKGIDYRLVNLLDDEQALHHVRALGYQQVPVVQTPQEYWSGFRPDKISLLSASAIPA; encoded by the coding sequence ATGGCTATTACTATTTATACTAAACCGGATTGTGTCCATTGTCACGCCACCTGCCGCGCGCTTGACCATAAAGGCATCGATTACCGGCTGGTTAATCTGCTGGACGACGAACAGGCGCTGCATCATGTGCGGGCGCTCGGTTATCAGCAAGTCCCGGTCGTACAAACCCCGCAAGAGTACTGGAGCGGTTTCCGCCCGGACAAAATCAGTCTGCTGTCCGCCAGCGCCATTCCGGCTTAA
- a CDS encoding TetR/AcrR family transcriptional regulator codes for MKTRATKTVIGSTATVKGKKNQPGDMAHTLLNCALELLSQQNYSSVRIKDIADATDHNSALIYYCFGSKENLFLKVIESTVEKAFEQFEAIKDDAQDSQQVLFLWIQIHIMQFYLLQKLAKISLDYAGTHGRTPQIDKAIKKFYEKESVVLKNMLTDGIQAGVFRDVNPDDMAMFISTYLDRVLFRTVMFPKFKCNHAINFMRDFVFEHLAVKPA; via the coding sequence ATGAAAACTCGCGCTACCAAGACTGTCATAGGGTCCACCGCCACCGTTAAGGGAAAGAAAAATCAGCCGGGTGATATGGCACATACCCTGCTTAATTGCGCGCTGGAATTACTTTCCCAGCAGAATTACTCTTCAGTCCGCATCAAAGATATAGCCGATGCTACGGACCACAACTCTGCGCTGATATATTATTGTTTTGGCTCCAAAGAAAATCTCTTCCTTAAAGTCATTGAATCCACAGTAGAAAAAGCATTCGAGCAGTTTGAGGCAATCAAAGATGACGCCCAGGATTCCCAGCAAGTGCTGTTTCTATGGATCCAAATTCATATTATGCAGTTCTATTTGCTGCAAAAGTTGGCAAAAATCAGCCTGGACTATGCCGGTACCCACGGCCGCACGCCGCAAATCGATAAAGCCATAAAAAAGTTTTATGAAAAAGAGTCGGTAGTGCTGAAAAACATGCTGACCGACGGCATCCAGGCCGGCGTATTTCGCGACGTCAATCCCGACGATATGGCGATGTTTATTTCCACCTATCTCGACAGGGTGTTATTCCGCACGGTTATGTTCCCGAAGTTTAAATGCAATCACGCTATTAATTTCATGCGCGACTTTGTGTTTGAACACCTGGCGGTCAAACCGGCATAA
- the proX gene encoding glycine betaine/L-proline ABC transporter substrate-binding protein ProX gives MRKIGLGAFALTAVFAAQTTFAAELPGKSIQIQPVQSTITEETFQTLLVDKALEKLGYSVQSPREVDYNVAYTSIASGDATFMAVNWDPLHADQYQAAAGEAKFYRQGNYVEGAAQGYLIDKKTAEKYHITSIDQLKDLKIAKLFDANGDGKADLSGCTPGWGCEVVINHHIKAYGLSATVEHNQGNYAAIMADTISRFKEGKPILYYTWMPYWVSNVLVPGRDVVWLQVPFSSLPREQKTISTKLPNGTDYGFPVNSMRIVANKKWAEANPAAAKLFAIMKLPIADINAQNARMHQGEAQEADIKRQTDGWIKAHQALFDGWVHTAAAAAAK, from the coding sequence ATGCGCAAGATAGGATTAGGAGCGTTCGCTCTCACCGCGGTTTTCGCCGCACAGACCACTTTTGCCGCCGAATTGCCGGGCAAAAGCATTCAGATACAACCGGTGCAAAGCACCATTACCGAAGAAACCTTTCAAACCCTGCTGGTGGATAAAGCCCTGGAAAAATTGGGCTACTCGGTCCAGTCGCCGCGCGAAGTGGATTACAACGTGGCCTATACCTCAATTGCCTCTGGCGATGCCACTTTCATGGCGGTGAACTGGGATCCATTGCATGCGGATCAGTATCAGGCCGCCGCCGGCGAAGCAAAGTTTTACCGCCAGGGTAATTATGTTGAAGGGGCTGCCCAGGGCTACCTGATCGATAAAAAGACCGCCGAGAAGTATCACATCACCTCGATTGACCAGCTCAAAGATCTCAAAATCGCCAAGCTGTTCGACGCCAACGGTGACGGCAAGGCGGATTTGTCGGGCTGTACACCGGGCTGGGGCTGTGAAGTGGTCATCAACCATCACATCAAGGCTTACGGCCTGAGCGCGACGGTCGAACACAATCAAGGCAACTATGCGGCGATCATGGCCGATACCATCAGCCGCTTCAAAGAAGGTAAACCTATTCTGTATTACACCTGGATGCCTTACTGGGTGAGCAACGTGTTGGTACCGGGACGCGATGTGGTCTGGCTGCAGGTGCCGTTCTCCTCGCTGCCGCGCGAGCAGAAAACGATCAGTACCAAGCTGCCTAATGGCACCGATTACGGCTTCCCGGTCAACAGCATGCGCATCGTCGCCAATAAAAAGTGGGCTGAGGCCAATCCGGCAGCGGCCAAGCTGTTCGCCATCATGAAGCTGCCGATTGCCGATATCAACGCGCAAAACGCGCGGATGCATCAGGGTGAAGCGCAAGAAGCGGATATCAAACGCCAGACCGATGGCTGGATCAAGGCGCATCAGGCGTTGTTTGACGGTTGGGTACACACCGCCGCGGCGGCCGCCGCCAAGTAA
- a CDS encoding ABC transporter substrate-binding protein: MPAKSSGVINLVTDAHYLPCEVFAEDNKTMIGFEPDLWNAMGKMLGVEIKPVSIDFAGLIPGVKSGRYDMAMECISDSAEREQQVSFVNYAYATNEVYTLAENKSITTDPLTLCGLKVGVQAGTDFEHAVTDILNPNSSKNGKAVIAITRLQSADAVLLALYAGRIDFVLNDAAVAAEIKKVASRPIRTVVMSLLPKYYLGIVVQKENTALVQALLGALNVLWRNGEYERIMRKWDLQPVMLEQPGINLFSTRPMK; encoded by the coding sequence TTGCCGGCGAAAAGCAGCGGCGTCATCAACCTGGTGACCGATGCACACTATCTGCCCTGTGAAGTGTTTGCGGAAGATAATAAAACGATGATCGGCTTTGAACCGGATTTATGGAACGCCATGGGTAAGATGCTGGGCGTCGAGATTAAACCGGTATCCATTGATTTTGCCGGCCTAATCCCCGGGGTGAAAAGCGGGCGCTATGACATGGCGATGGAATGCATCTCCGATAGCGCGGAACGCGAACAGCAGGTGTCATTCGTCAACTATGCCTATGCCACCAACGAAGTCTATACCCTGGCCGAGAATAAAAGCATTACCACCGATCCGCTGACGCTGTGCGGCCTGAAGGTCGGCGTCCAGGCCGGTACCGATTTCGAGCACGCCGTTACCGATATCCTGAATCCGAATTCCAGCAAGAACGGCAAAGCAGTAATCGCGATTACCCGCCTTCAGTCCGCCGATGCGGTACTGCTGGCGCTTTACGCTGGCCGCATCGATTTTGTTCTAAACGATGCTGCGGTGGCCGCCGAGATCAAAAAAGTGGCGTCGCGGCCAATTCGTACCGTCGTGATGTCGCTCCTGCCCAAATACTATCTCGGCATCGTCGTGCAGAAAGAAAACACGGCGCTGGTGCAGGCGCTGCTCGGCGCATTGAACGTCCTGTGGCGTAATGGTGAATACGAACGCATTATGCGTAAATGGGATCTGCAACCGGTAATGCTGGAACAGCCCGGAATCAACCTGTTCAGCACCCGGCCGATGAAATAA
- a CDS encoding 2Fe-2S iron-sulfur cluster-binding protein yields the protein MTGEQTIVEALSLAGIDTETACGIGVCGTCQARVVSGIPEHRDSYLTAAEKAQNHRIMLCCSRARTPESSSNCRTDLPFMPV from the coding sequence GTGACGGGCGAGCAGACTATCGTCGAGGCGCTTAGCCTGGCCGGCATAGACACGGAAACTGCCTGCGGCATCGGCGTCTGTGGCACCTGTCAGGCGCGGGTAGTGAGTGGTATTCCTGAGCATCGCGACAGCTATTTGACCGCGGCGGAAAAAGCGCAAAATCACCGGATAATGCTGTGTTGTTCGCGTGCCCGTACGCCGGAATCGTCATCGAATTGCAGGACTGACCTGCCGTTTATGCCGGTTTGA
- a CDS encoding substrate binding domain-containing protein, with the protein MERSTRCLRLNEAGNEVYQCCQRILTSTGDVLAISDRVMSAPQGQVRLSVPKALGKFVIAPLMGPFLQRYPQVDVALQLTDTLLDLLASDLDMLIAIGDRPPGESGRPLTFVRQLLCATPQYLNRHGTPEQPEDLAQHDCIWLGETPEDNRWRFRQGEQRRQVEVQGRFVSNHSEARMAVVLDHLGITCLPHFTAAAALAEGMLVPVLPQWRYDGPYQGTAWVLYRPNPQLPPKMRVLIDYLAAALADNASSLSPAPSIS; encoded by the coding sequence TTGGAACGCAGCACGCGCTGCCTGCGCCTGAACGAAGCGGGTAATGAGGTGTATCAATGCTGTCAACGGATCCTGACCAGCACCGGCGATGTTCTGGCAATTTCCGACCGGGTGATGTCCGCCCCGCAGGGTCAGGTCCGGCTGAGCGTGCCGAAAGCGCTGGGCAAATTCGTTATCGCCCCGTTGATGGGCCCTTTCTTGCAGCGTTATCCACAGGTGGACGTTGCGCTGCAATTAACCGATACCCTGCTGGATTTGCTGGCGAGCGATCTCGATATGCTTATTGCCATCGGCGATAGGCCCCCCGGAGAATCTGGCCGGCCGCTGACGTTTGTACGCCAGTTGCTGTGCGCCACGCCGCAATACCTCAACCGGCACGGCACGCCAGAGCAGCCGGAAGATTTAGCGCAGCATGATTGTATCTGGCTGGGCGAAACCCCGGAGGATAACCGCTGGCGGTTTCGCCAAGGAGAGCAACGGCGCCAGGTTGAAGTCCAGGGCCGTTTTGTAAGTAACCACAGCGAAGCGCGCATGGCGGTTGTCCTGGATCATCTGGGCATTACCTGCCTGCCGCACTTTACCGCCGCTGCCGCCTTGGCGGAGGGAATGCTGGTGCCGGTGTTGCCCCAGTGGCGCTATGATGGCCCCTATCAAGGGACAGCCTGGGTGCTGTATCGCCCCAATCCGCAGTTGCCGCCCAAAATGCGGGTATTAATAGATTATCTGGCGGCGGCGCTGGCCGATAATGCCAGCAGTCTTTCACCCGCGCCGTCGATTTCGTAA
- a CDS encoding ABC transporter permease subunit (The N-terminal region of this protein, as described by TIGR01726, is a three transmembrane segment that identifies a subfamily of ABC transporter permease subunits, which specificities that include histidine, arginine, glutamine, glutamate, L-cystine (sic), the opines (in Agrobacterium) octopine and nopaline, etc.), producing the protein MLLAIVLGVVIAAMRLVSNPLLAWCSGGYIWFFRGTPVLVQLIFWYNLAAPDHSAAGGVVHYPAHR; encoded by the coding sequence ATGCTGCTGGCCATCGTGCTTGGGGTGGTCATCGCCGCCATGCGGCTGGTGAGTAACCCGCTGCTCGCCTGGTGCAGCGGCGGCTACATCTGGTTTTTTCGCGGCACGCCGGTGCTGGTGCAACTGATTTTTTGGTACAACCTGGCTGCGCCGGATCATTCTGCCGCAGGCGGTGTCGTTCATTATCCCGCCCACCGGTAA
- a CDS encoding DMT family transporter: MAYLYLFIAIIAEVIATSSIKASAGFSKLTPSLLVIVGYAISFTLLSLVLKTIPVGIAYASWSGLGIVFVAIVSYFLYGQRLDAVAMFGIALIIAGVMIINLFSKTADN, encoded by the coding sequence ATGGCTTATCTCTATTTGTTTATTGCTATTATCGCGGAAGTCATTGCCACCTCGTCCATCAAGGCTTCGGCGGGCTTTAGCAAATTGACGCCTTCACTTTTGGTGATAGTCGGCTATGCTATCTCATTTACCCTGTTGTCGCTGGTCCTTAAAACCATACCCGTGGGTATCGCTTATGCAAGCTGGTCCGGGTTAGGTATTGTTTTTGTCGCCATCGTGAGCTATTTCTTGTATGGGCAACGGTTGGATGCCGTGGCAATGTTTGGTATTGCCCTGATTATCGCCGGCGTTATGATCATTAATCTTTTCTCCAAAACCGCCGATAACTGA
- a CDS encoding AzlD domain-containing protein, with the protein MFRWLPLRLAGNTGGRLLRNGLLGRVLDSIGIAAICALLVVSTLPDIMHEHQRTWPALAGFLTLTLLFGRTRSIVLATLSSALVYGLVYKCLMMF; encoded by the coding sequence ATTTTCCGCTGGTTGCCGCTGCGCTTGGCGGGCAACACCGGCGGCCGGCTGCTGCGCAATGGCCTGCTGGGGCGGGTACTAGACAGTATCGGCATTGCCGCCATTTGTGCATTGCTGGTGGTATCCACCCTACCCGACATTATGCACGAGCATCAGCGCACGTGGCCCGCACTGGCGGGTTTCTTGACCTTGACGCTGCTATTTGGCCGCACCCGCAGCATTGTGCTGGCGACGCTGTCCAGCGCGCTGGTGTACGGCCTGGTATATAAGTGCCTGATGATGTTTTGA
- a CDS encoding GNAT family N-acetyltransferase gives MTDILPVELSHPQLNALIQQLDDYQTGLYPPQSQHLLSPAQMARLKTFAWLARVRGEAAGCACLVIHPDGIAEVKRVYVAPGFRGYGIASGLLSALEAEASELGLDTLWLETGIYQPDAIALYDKWGYFPTAAFGAYCDDPLSVYWVKTLTSPTAQRPKID, from the coding sequence ATGACGGATATTCTCCCGGTCGAACTTTCACATCCACAGCTAAACGCGCTTATCCAACAGCTTGATGACTATCAAACCGGGCTCTATCCGCCACAGAGCCAGCATTTGCTTTCGCCGGCGCAAATGGCGCGGCTGAAAACCTTTGCATGGTTGGCACGGGTCCGGGGCGAGGCGGCCGGCTGCGCGTGTTTAGTGATTCATCCAGACGGCATCGCCGAGGTGAAACGGGTCTATGTCGCGCCTGGTTTTCGTGGTTATGGCATTGCCTCAGGATTGTTATCTGCCCTGGAGGCGGAGGCCAGCGAATTAGGTCTGGACACACTGTGGCTGGAAACCGGAATTTACCAACCGGACGCCATCGCTCTGTATGACAAATGGGGGTATTTTCCCACCGCCGCGTTTGGTGCTTATTGTGACGATCCATTAAGCGTTTACTGGGTGAAAACGCTGACGAGCCCTACTGCCCAGAGGCCTAAAATAGATTGA
- a CDS encoding DMT family transporter → MAIISAGNAAFLISMFVIFTPLVEWLVCRGRLDRRLLLSALLSLLGVYWLCGGRALHLGRGDGLVTAVALLRACLVCYTRRLTAHRPVPALALNAVQTGMVAVGGWLLLLVTFRSPPPLPASWSFWGITLYLALFATLFAFFAQNYAAGRTSPSRLSLLLGTEPFFGSLLAALLLNEHLTTSGWIGGGCIFSSLLMVLTRRRAMLSLAG, encoded by the coding sequence GTGGCTATTATCAGTGCCGGTAATGCGGCCTTCTTGATCAGCATGTTCGTCATTTTTACGCCGCTGGTGGAATGGTTGGTTTGCCGGGGGCGGCTCGACCGAAGACTGTTGCTGTCGGCGCTGCTGTCGTTGCTGGGTGTCTACTGGTTATGCGGCGGGCGTGCGCTGCATCTGGGCCGTGGGGACGGGTTGGTGACGGCAGTAGCACTACTTCGCGCCTGTCTAGTGTGTTACACCCGGCGCTTGACTGCGCACCGACCGGTGCCGGCGTTGGCGCTGAACGCGGTACAGACCGGGATGGTCGCGGTCGGTGGTTGGCTATTGCTGCTCGTCACGTTTCGCTCGCCGCCGCCTTTGCCCGCATCATGGTCATTCTGGGGCATTACCTTGTATCTGGCATTGTTTGCCACGCTATTCGCTTTTTTCGCGCAAAATTATGCCGCCGGCCGAACTTCGCCTTCGCGGCTTTCGCTGTTGCTGGGCACCGAGCCGTTTTTTGGCTCACTGCTGGCGGCTCTGCTACTCAATGAACATCTTACGACATCGGGATGGATCGGCGGCGGCTGTATCTTCTCCAGTCTGCTGATGGTGCTGACACGCCGCCGCGCCATGCTTAGCCTTGCGGGATAG
- the proW gene encoding glycine betaine/L-proline ABC transporter permease ProW, with translation MTNTTTDPWAATNAALAGDATAPHAAQQSADWLNSGPADAPAHFSLLDPFHQTLIPLDCWVTEGIDWVVLHFRPVFQGIRVPVDFILSGFQHLLLGLPAPVAMVIFALLAWQMSTLSMGAATLVSLIIIGSIGAWSQAMVTLALVLTSLLFCVIIGLPLGIWLARSVRAAKIIRPLLDAMQTTPAFVYLVPIVMLFGIGNVPGVVVTIIFALPPIVRLTILGIKQVPADLVEAAESFGTSPSQMLFKVQLPLALPTIMAGINQTLMLALSMVVIASMIAVGGLGQMVLRGIGRLDMGLATVGGVGIVILAIILDRLTQSLGRDSRSRGNRLWYTSGPLGLITRPFRRQT, from the coding sequence ATGACTAACACCACGACCGATCCGTGGGCCGCGACCAACGCCGCGCTGGCAGGGGATGCCACCGCGCCACATGCGGCACAGCAAAGCGCTGACTGGCTCAACAGCGGCCCGGCCGACGCGCCGGCGCATTTCAGCCTGCTCGATCCTTTCCATCAGACGCTGATTCCCCTCGATTGCTGGGTAACCGAAGGTATCGATTGGGTCGTGTTGCATTTCCGTCCGGTGTTTCAGGGCATCCGCGTCCCGGTGGATTTCATTTTAAGCGGCTTTCAGCATCTGCTGCTGGGCCTGCCAGCTCCGGTGGCGATGGTTATTTTCGCCTTACTGGCCTGGCAGATGTCGACGCTCAGTATGGGGGCCGCGACGCTGGTGTCGCTGATTATCATCGGCTCCATTGGGGCCTGGTCACAGGCGATGGTGACGCTGGCGCTGGTACTCACGTCGCTGCTGTTCTGCGTCATCATCGGGCTGCCGCTCGGTATTTGGCTGGCGCGTAGCGTCAGGGCGGCGAAAATCATCCGTCCATTGCTGGATGCGATGCAGACGACGCCGGCATTCGTCTATCTGGTGCCGATCGTAATGTTATTCGGTATTGGTAACGTGCCCGGCGTCGTGGTCACCATTATCTTCGCCCTGCCGCCCATCGTGCGACTGACCATTCTCGGCATCAAGCAGGTGCCGGCGGATCTGGTCGAAGCCGCCGAATCGTTCGGCACCAGCCCGAGCCAGATGCTGTTCAAAGTGCAATTGCCGTTGGCCTTGCCGACCATCATGGCCGGCATCAATCAGACGCTGATGCTGGCGCTGTCGATGGTGGTTATCGCTTCGATGATCGCGGTCGGCGGTCTGGGACAGATGGTGCTGCGCGGTATCGGCCGCCTTGACATGGGGTTGGCCACAGTCGGAGGCGTCGGCATTGTGATCCTGGCGATTATCCTTGATCGGCTGACGCAGTCTTTAGGCCGCGACAGCCGCAGCCGCGGCAACCGTCTCTGGTATACCAGCGGTCCGCTGGGCCTGATAACCCGACCGTTTCGCCGTCAGACCTAA
- a CDS encoding TetR/AcrR family transcriptional regulator yields MQRACLGKEPFLYSHHGQKFRKQRRGWPRQFDTEQALDRAMQMFRNKGYHAASVADLAADMGLTVGSIYKAFRDKQTLFLQVFELYLCKRRQETRQALAQAVTCRDKVAVLLQDYAALSQGVEGIRGCLVADSATQLCALEEALARLVRQALDANQTRITAFIRTGQEDGSVDPGLNAEHTALLMLALLQGMRVVGKAGRQREEMMAVAALVLRLLDRHAAAAATTAFCSE; encoded by the coding sequence ATGCAGCGGGCTTGTTTAGGAAAAGAACCTTTCCTATACTCTCACCATGGGCAAAAATTCCGTAAACAACGCCGCGGCTGGCCACGCCAATTTGATACCGAGCAAGCGCTGGATCGGGCGATGCAGATGTTCCGCAACAAAGGCTATCATGCCGCCTCTGTGGCCGATTTGGCCGCTGACATGGGGTTGACGGTTGGTAGCATTTACAAAGCCTTTCGCGATAAACAAACCCTTTTTCTACAGGTGTTTGAACTCTATCTTTGTAAGCGACGCCAGGAGACGCGCCAGGCGCTGGCGCAGGCCGTCACCTGCCGCGACAAGGTAGCGGTGCTGCTACAAGACTACGCCGCGCTCTCGCAGGGCGTCGAGGGGATCCGCGGCTGTCTGGTGGCAGACAGCGCGACACAGCTTTGTGCGCTGGAAGAGGCGCTGGCGCGGCTGGTACGTCAGGCGCTGGACGCCAATCAAACCCGGATAACCGCGTTTATCCGCACGGGTCAGGAAGACGGCTCGGTCGATCCAGGGTTAAATGCGGAGCACACCGCCCTGCTCATGTTGGCACTGCTGCAAGGAATGCGCGTGGTCGGCAAGGCCGGACGGCAACGTGAGGAGATGATGGCAGTCGCCGCGCTGGTGCTGCGTTTGCTGGACCGCCACGCCGCTGCCGCAGCAACTACAGCGTTTTGCTCAGAATAA
- a CDS encoding LLM class flavin-dependent oxidoreductase → MVSLAEEIGFSTAWFAEHHFTNYSISVSPFLMAAHMAGYSRRIRLGTAVVVLPLYEPMRLAQEIALLLSHWDFIERTLTDGHAAAASWQGEQVETDFLLTPLQSPLPPLYLTTTQPQVLKRFAHLGVTLFMTAGWRG, encoded by the coding sequence ATGGTGTCATTGGCGGAGGAGATCGGATTTTCCACCGCTTGGTTCGCCGAGCACCATTTTACCAACTATTCCATTAGCGTTTCGCCGTTTCTGATGGCCGCCCACATGGCGGGTTATAGCAGGCGTATCCGGCTGGGGACCGCGGTTGTCGTTTTGCCGCTCTATGAGCCGATGCGCCTGGCGCAGGAAATCGCGCTGCTGCTGTCGCACTGGGACTTTATCGAGCGCACGCTGACCGATGGTCACGCCGCTGCGGCCTCCTGGCAGGGGGAGCAGGTAGAAACCGATTTTTTGCTGACCCCGTTACAATCGCCGCTACCGCCGCTATATCTCACCACCACGCAGCCGCAGGTGCTAAAACGCTTCGCGCACTTGGGGGTGACACTCTTTATGACCGCGGGCTGGCGCGGCTAA